One Tursiops truncatus isolate mTurTru1 chromosome 3, mTurTru1.mat.Y, whole genome shotgun sequence DNA segment encodes these proteins:
- the LOC117311799 gene encoding ubiquitin domain-containing protein TINCR isoform X2: MEGLRRGLSRWKRYHIQVHLADEALLLPLTVRPRDTLSDLRAQLVGQGVSSWKRTFYYNARRLDDHQTVRDVRLQDGSVLLLVSDPR, translated from the exons ATGGAGGGGCTGCGGCGGGGCCTGTCGCGCTGGAAGCGCTACCACATCCAGGTGCACCTAGCGGACGAGGCGCTGCTGCTGCCGCTCACGGTGCGGCCGCGGGACACGCTCAGCGACCTGCGCGCCCAGCTCGTGGGCCAGGGCGTGAGCTCCTGGAAGCGCACCTTCTACTACAACGCGCGGCGGCTGGACGACCACCAGACAGTGCGCGACGTGCGCCTGCAGGACGGCTCGGTGCTGCTGCTCGTCAGCGACCCCAG GTAA
- the LOC117311799 gene encoding ubiquitin domain-containing protein TINCR isoform X1 has protein sequence MEGLRRGLSRWKRYHIQVHLADEALLLPLTVRPRDTLSDLRAQLVGQGVSSWKRTFYYNARRLDDHQTVRDVRLQDGSVLLLVSDPRWPGEGTAGRPGSGALSGVPGEG, from the exons ATGGAGGGGCTGCGGCGGGGCCTGTCGCGCTGGAAGCGCTACCACATCCAGGTGCACCTAGCGGACGAGGCGCTGCTGCTGCCGCTCACGGTGCGGCCGCGGGACACGCTCAGCGACCTGCGCGCCCAGCTCGTGGGCCAGGGCGTGAGCTCCTGGAAGCGCACCTTCTACTACAACGCGCGGCGGCTGGACGACCACCAGACAGTGCGCGACGTGCGCCTGCAGGACGGCTCGGTGCTGCTGCTCGTCAGCGACCCCAGGTGGCCGGGGGAGGGGACTGCGGGGCGACCTGGGTCGGGGGCCCTGTCTGGGGTCCCCGGTGAGGG GTAA